One window from the genome of Schistocerca piceifrons isolate TAMUIC-IGC-003096 chromosome 8, iqSchPice1.1, whole genome shotgun sequence encodes:
- the LOC124711318 gene encoding bolA-like protein 2, giving the protein MVYTEEYIKSKLIKELEASHVEVHDESDGCGAKFSVLIVSDKFEGKPLLQRHRLVNSVLEEELKTIHAFSQKTLTTKQWQEQKST; this is encoded by the exons ATGGTTTATACAGAAGAAtatattaaatcgaaattaattaaAGAACTTGAAGCATCACATGTT GAAGTTCATGATGAATCTGATGGTTGTGGTGCCAAATTTAGTGTTCTAATAGTGTCAGATAAATTTGAAGGGAAGCCTCTTCTTCAAAGGCACAG GTTGGTCAATTCAGTACTTGAAGAGGAACTGAAAACAATACATGCTTTCTCACAGAAGACATTAACAACAAAGCAGTGGCAGGAACAGAAATCTACATAA
- the LOC124711316 gene encoding probable dolichyl pyrophosphate Man9GlcNAc2 alpha-1,3-glucosyltransferase: protein MTDRVSRRVCLILVVSVAIFLRWCVSLFSYSGQNKPPMFGDYEAQRHWMEITLNLPTKEWYFNTSNNDLQYWGLDYPPLTAYHSLICGYVARYINPEFVALKVSRGYESYEHKLFMRATVVVADLLVYIPALCCYFSDKSRGQINKFNKPSSQKARHDTYVAELFLALIYPGIILIDHGHFQYNGVSLGFMVAAVAALLQSKLLVAAMAFCLALNYKQMELYHSLPFFCYMLGVCLSTKKKLLALKKLLCIASVVIPTFILVWVPFLSNIDVILQVLRRLFPLYRGVFEDKVANVWCALNIVYKLRNVDHLIMAKICLVSTLLAVTPSCLDLLLHPEKNKFLLALINSSLAFFLFSFHVHEKSILLAAIPAILYFPIEPFPVFWFLLVSNFSMLPLILKDNVLIPFVALTIFYFMSVIVIVDIEFGCDGMRLKSDSGPVVSKSNVNQKSQTKVKLKKQLSNEKWLSYAFMASIIGCVVLTVCSIFIKPPQKYPDLFPLIVSVYSCAHFLLFFLYFMYRQISPDTHVCLKCD, encoded by the coding sequence atgacagacagagTTAGTAGACGTGTTTGTTTGATTTTGGTCGTCTCTGTGGCGATCTTTTTACGATGGTGCGTCTCATTGTTTTCTTACTCAGGACAAAATAAACCGCCTATGTTCGGTGACTATGAAGCTCAAAGACATTGGATGGAAATCACTTTGAATCTGCCTACGAAAGAGTGGTACTTTAACACTTCCAACAATGACTTACAGTACTGGGGGCTTGACTATCCCCCACTGACAGCTTACCACAGCTTAATTTGCGGCTATGTAGCTCGATACATAAATCCGGAATTTGTGGCCCTGAAGGTCTCACGTGGTTACGAAAGCTATGAACACAAGTTATTTATGAGAGCAACTGTAGTTGTAGCGGATCTCCTTGTATATATACCTGCTCTGTGCTGTTATTTTTCAGACAAAAGCAGAGGCCAGATAAACAAATTTAACAAACCGAGCAGCCAAAAGGCAAGGCACGACACATATGTTGCTGAACTGTTTCTAGCACTAATTTATCCTGGTATTATACTTATTGACCATGGACACTTTCAATACAATGGAGTCTCTCTGGGATTTATGGTTGCAGCTGTTGCTGCATTGCTTCAAAGTAAACTGCTGGTTGCGGCAATGGCATTCTGTTTGGCATTGAATTACAAGCAAATGGAATTATACCATTCATTGCCTTTCTTCTGCTATATGTTAGGAGTTTGTTTATCGACGAAGAAAAAACTGCtagcattaaaaaaattactgtgtaTTGCAAGTGTTGTAATCCCAACTTTTATTTTGGTTTGGGTTCCATTTCTTAGTAATATAGATGTGATCTTGCAAGTTCTTCGCCGTCTTTTCCCATTGTATCGTGGTGTTTTTGAAGACAAAGTAGCAAATGTGTGGTGTGCTTTAAACATTGTATACAAACTCCGGAATGTGGACCATCTGATTATGGCAAAAATTTGCCTCGTTTCCACTCTACTTGCTGTAACGCCTAGCTGCCTTGATCTTTTGCTACAcccagaaaaaaataaatttttgctgGCACTAATTAAttcttcacttgcatttttcctgttttctttccaTGTCCATGAAAAAAGCATCCTCCTTGCAGCCATTCCTGCTATTCTGTATTTTCCAATTGAACCATTCCCAGTATTTTGGTTTCTTTTAGTGTCAAATTTCAGTATGTTGCCATTAATATTGAAAGATAATGTTCTTATACCATTTGTAGCATTAACAATATTCTATTTCATGTCCGTAATAGTTATTGTTGACATAGAATTTGGTTGTGATGGGATGAGGTTGAAATCTGACAGTGGACCTGTAGTATCAAAGAGTAATGTGAATCAGAAATCACAGACAAAAGTGAAATTGAAGAAACAGTTGTCAAATGAAAAATGGCTTAGTTATGCATTTATGGCTTCAATAATCGGTTGTGTTGTATTAACTGTCTGTAGCATATTTATAAAGCCACCCCAGAAGTATCCTGATTTATTTCCCCTTATTGTGTCTGTGTATTCATGTGCTCACTTCTTGCTCTTCTTTTTGTATTTCATGTATCGCCAAATATCACCAGACACCCATGTTTGTTTGAAATGTGATTAA